In one Armatimonadota bacterium genomic region, the following are encoded:
- a CDS encoding SdpI family protein, with protein MRVSWRSEGLSLALIAAMLVLAGLTWGAAPERLPVHWDINGTPDRFGGKAEGLLAIPAAAVGIYVLMLVLPRFDPRRGHYALFAGVYNLIRTLLVAFLFALYLVVVLWARGIPVRVERITPLLVGALFIVLGNYMGKLRSTWFVGIRTPWTLSSEESWNKTHRLGGKVFILVGAASILAGLLRSEYAVWAMIALLVGGVSVLTVCSYIWWKHDPDRQVIP; from the coding sequence GTGCGGGTTTCGTGGAGAAGCGAGGGGCTGAGTCTCGCGCTAATCGCGGCCATGCTGGTGCTGGCAGGCCTGACCTGGGGCGCAGCACCGGAGCGGCTGCCGGTTCACTGGGACATCAATGGGACGCCGGACCGGTTCGGCGGCAAGGCAGAGGGGCTCCTTGCCATCCCGGCTGCCGCCGTGGGCATCTACGTCCTGATGCTCGTCCTGCCGCGCTTCGATCCACGGCGCGGGCACTACGCGCTCTTTGCCGGTGTCTACAACCTCATCCGGACGCTACTGGTCGCGTTTCTGTTCGCCCTGTACCTGGTAGTCGTGCTCTGGGCGCGTGGGATCCCGGTCCGCGTGGAGAGGATCACGCCCCTGCTGGTCGGCGCGCTGTTTATCGTGCTGGGAAACTACATGGGCAAACTGCGCTCGACCTGGTTCGTTGGAATCCGCACTCCGTGGACGCTCTCCAGCGAGGAGTCATGGAACAAGACCCACCGGCTGGGAGGAAAGGTGTTCATCCTGGTCGGCGCGGCGTCAATCCTGGCAGGCCTCCTGCGCTCGGAGTACGCGGTGTGGGCCATGATCGCGCTCCTGGTGGGCGGAGTGTCTGTGCTGACGGTCTGCTCGTACATCTGGTGGAAGCACGACCCGGACCGGCAGGTAATCCCGTGA
- a CDS encoding aldehyde dehydrogenase family protein: protein MREARMWIGGEWSESGAWAQGQDPCTGEDAYRYAVAGPNEVRQAVAAARRAQPAWAESPWSTRRGVLRRALHLMVDRIDEISDTILLETGKPPCESVGGAEIPTGLECLAYYAAETERVLRPRAIRTRFRPYFFGKSGRVYRKPLGVIGAITPWNLPFSLAMGAIVPALAAGNAVVVKPSEHAPLTALEIARAFADAGLPAGLLNVVPGGPATGAALVASQTDRIVFIGSVATGASVARALADACRRPPLLELGGKDAMVVCVDADVAYAAQGAVWNAFSNTGQFCCSVERVYVARDVAGAFVDRALQATARLTELAGFVEHAGRLHAPATHWAFGPLISESARQRVHRHVTDAVERGARLLAGGRIPEGPGFWYPPTVLADVTDEMLVMREETFGPVLPVVAVADEEEAVTRSNASPRALTGSVWTRDLKRGRRLADQMRACLAMVNDHASAYAMLDCPWGGSGSSGWGRLHGPDALCEVTEACARVVDRVPTSKVWWYPYTRPAYEYFRRGSELLFAGRLRQRLGAAGPVVRALLAGRRQPGLGG, encoded by the coding sequence ATGCGCGAGGCCAGGATGTGGATCGGCGGCGAGTGGTCCGAGAGCGGGGCCTGGGCACAGGGTCAGGACCCCTGCACAGGCGAGGATGCCTATCGGTACGCGGTAGCCGGGCCGAACGAAGTCAGGCAGGCCGTGGCCGCAGCACGCCGCGCGCAACCGGCCTGGGCGGAGAGCCCCTGGTCCACCCGGCGTGGCGTGCTGCGGCGCGCCCTGCACCTGATGGTGGATCGCATTGACGAGATATCGGACACCATCCTGCTGGAGACCGGCAAGCCCCCATGCGAGTCTGTCGGCGGCGCGGAGATCCCAACCGGGCTTGAGTGCCTGGCCTACTACGCGGCGGAGACAGAGCGGGTGCTGCGCCCGCGCGCGATCCGGACGCGCTTCCGGCCTTACTTCTTCGGCAAGTCCGGCCGCGTGTACCGGAAGCCCCTGGGTGTGATCGGAGCCATTACGCCGTGGAACCTGCCCTTCTCGCTTGCCATGGGCGCCATCGTGCCTGCGCTGGCGGCCGGGAACGCGGTGGTCGTCAAACCGTCGGAACATGCCCCCCTGACTGCCCTGGAGATCGCGCGCGCCTTCGCAGATGCTGGCCTACCCGCTGGGCTGCTCAACGTGGTCCCCGGCGGCCCGGCGACCGGGGCCGCGCTCGTGGCTTCACAGACCGATCGTATCGTGTTCATCGGCAGCGTAGCCACCGGGGCTTCGGTTGCGCGCGCCCTGGCGGATGCGTGCAGGAGGCCCCCGCTGCTCGAGTTGGGTGGCAAGGACGCCATGGTTGTCTGCGTGGATGCGGACGTGGCCTACGCGGCGCAGGGCGCGGTGTGGAACGCCTTCAGCAACACCGGACAGTTCTGCTGCTCGGTGGAACGGGTCTACGTCGCCCGCGATGTAGCCGGAGCCTTCGTGGATCGGGCGCTGCAGGCCACCGCCCGCCTGACCGAACTGGCCGGGTTCGTCGAGCACGCCGGCCGCCTGCACGCTCCGGCCACGCACTGGGCCTTTGGACCGCTGATCAGTGAGTCGGCCCGGCAAAGGGTGCACCGCCACGTTACCGACGCGGTCGAGCGCGGGGCCCGGCTGCTGGCCGGCGGCCGCATCCCCGAGGGGCCGGGCTTCTGGTACCCGCCGACCGTCCTGGCCGACGTGACCGATGAGATGCTCGTAATGCGCGAGGAGACCTTTGGACCGGTCCTGCCCGTGGTAGCCGTGGCCGATGAGGAGGAGGCGGTCACCCGTTCCAACGCGTCGCCCCGCGCGTTGACCGGCAGCGTGTGGACGCGGGACCTGAAGCGCGGGCGGCGGCTGGCAGACCAGATGCGCGCATGCCTTGCCATGGTGAACGATCACGCCTCGGCCTACGCGATGCTGGATTGCCCGTGGGGCGGAAGCGGCTCCAGCGGGTGGGGCCGGCTGCACGGACCCGACGCCCTGTGCGAGGTGACCGAGGCGTGCGCGCGCGTGGTGGACCGGGTTCCGACGTCTAAGGTTTGGTGGTACCCGTACACGCGGCCGGCCTACGAGTACTTCCGCCGGGGAAGCGAGCTGCTCTTCGCCGGACGGCTGCGCCAGCGTCTGGGCGCCGCCGGACCGGTCGTCCGCGCGCTCCTGGCCGGCAGGCGCCAGCCGGGCCTGGGCGGCTAG
- a CDS encoding GMC family oxidoreductase → MSGQFDCIIVGSGTSGGVIAYYLTAGGMRCLLLEAGDVYTADTFPDNDMDGSARLFWGGGLELSTTAEMAFLRARCLGGTSVVNQCLLDRFDEYAWSAWKEASGVGFLSGEEMAPHYAEVEGRLSIREVPASHHNRNSRLFVDGCEKRGYRWAPLRRGETDCAIEEGNDCIACLNGCRRGSKQSTLVTFIRWAQALGLTVRPGFQVERLEPGSDGVRMYGTHHGQAQEIRAPRVVLASGALGNARLLLRSGFEKRLPHLGRGFYCHPQLMTFAEFDEPVDAYKGAFQACKSDDPRFRKAGFKLENVFAPPTSVAMLYPGYGARLQAFMLRYRHLASVEVAVQDTVPGRISVDARGRLRIAKRLEGEDVRRGKAGLLAVREILESAGARTILHCPMSFGLHLMGGLAIGQDAQRSAVGGGFSLHGFPYIYAADSSIFPAAPGINPALTIMALGQRASQEILKGVIE, encoded by the coding sequence ATGAGCGGCCAGTTTGACTGCATCATCGTCGGCTCCGGGACCTCCGGGGGTGTCATTGCATACTACCTGACCGCCGGGGGCATGCGTTGTCTGCTTCTGGAAGCTGGCGATGTCTACACCGCCGATACCTTTCCCGACAACGACATGGACGGCTCTGCACGGCTGTTCTGGGGGGGCGGGCTCGAGCTGAGCACCACGGCGGAGATGGCGTTTCTGCGGGCCCGCTGCCTGGGAGGCACCTCGGTCGTCAACCAGTGCCTGCTCGACCGTTTTGACGAGTACGCGTGGTCGGCCTGGAAGGAGGCATCCGGGGTCGGGTTCCTGTCCGGGGAGGAGATGGCCCCGCACTACGCGGAGGTCGAGGGCCGCCTCAGCATCAGGGAGGTCCCCGCGTCCCACCACAACCGCAACTCCCGCCTGTTCGTGGACGGCTGCGAGAAGCGAGGATACCGGTGGGCACCGCTGCGCCGCGGAGAGACCGACTGCGCGATAGAAGAGGGGAACGACTGCATCGCCTGCCTGAATGGATGCCGGCGCGGCTCCAAGCAGAGCACCCTGGTTACGTTCATACGCTGGGCGCAGGCGCTGGGGCTTACGGTGCGGCCAGGGTTTCAGGTCGAGCGCCTGGAGCCAGGCAGCGATGGTGTGCGGATGTACGGCACCCACCACGGCCAAGCCCAGGAGATCCGCGCCCCCAGGGTTGTCCTCGCATCCGGCGCGCTGGGCAACGCGCGTCTGCTGCTGCGCTCTGGATTCGAGAAGCGCCTGCCGCATCTGGGCAGGGGATTCTACTGCCACCCCCAGTTGATGACCTTTGCCGAGTTCGACGAGCCGGTGGACGCCTACAAGGGTGCCTTCCAGGCCTGCAAGTCCGACGACCCGCGGTTCAGGAAGGCGGGGTTCAAGCTGGAGAACGTATTCGCCCCGCCGACCTCGGTGGCCATGCTCTATCCGGGATACGGCGCACGCCTGCAGGCGTTCATGCTTCGATACCGGCACCTGGCTTCGGTAGAGGTGGCCGTGCAGGACACGGTTCCGGGCAGGATCAGCGTGGATGCCAGGGGGCGGCTCCGGATAGCAAAGCGCCTGGAGGGCGAAGACGTCCGTCGCGGAAAGGCAGGGCTGCTCGCGGTCAGGGAGATCCTCGAGAGCGCAGGCGCCCGGACCATCCTGCACTGCCCTATGAGCTTCGGGCTGCACCTGATGGGAGGGCTGGCGATCGGCCAGGACGCGCAGCGGTCTGCGGTCGGTGGAGGATTCAGCCTGCACGGCTTTCCCTACATCTACGCCGCCGACTCGAGCATCTTCCCGGCCGCGCCAGGGATCAACCCTGCGCTGACGATCATGGCGCTTGGCCAAAGGGCGAGCCAGGAGATCCTCAAAGGGGTGATCGAATGA
- a CDS encoding esterase has product MNREYHHWISPTLGRTMETLVFGHSGAPVLVFPTTMGRFYQYEDFGMVAALESKMDAGLIQLFCPDSVDAESWYNRAVPPRQRILRHMDYERYILGEYLPFIRKRNPGPLLVTGTSFGAYHAVNLAFRHPSLVTKLVALSGRYDIKGFLDGYIDDDVYYNCPLDFLPNLTDETYLRPMRRMQIVLLSGEHDIALASTRALSETLSQKGVEHQMATWWERTHDWPLWREAIPHYL; this is encoded by the coding sequence ATGAACCGCGAGTATCACCACTGGATCAGCCCAACCCTGGGCCGGACTATGGAGACGCTGGTCTTCGGCCATTCCGGTGCGCCGGTACTGGTCTTCCCTACCACAATGGGTCGGTTCTACCAGTACGAGGACTTCGGAATGGTAGCGGCGCTGGAGTCAAAGATGGATGCCGGCCTGATCCAGCTCTTCTGTCCGGACAGCGTGGACGCGGAGTCGTGGTACAACCGGGCGGTACCGCCGCGCCAGAGGATACTCCGGCACATGGACTACGAGCGGTACATCCTGGGCGAATACCTGCCGTTCATCCGCAAGCGCAACCCCGGACCGTTGCTGGTCACCGGCACCTCGTTCGGCGCCTACCACGCCGTCAACCTGGCGTTTCGCCACCCCTCCCTGGTCACGAAGCTGGTTGCGCTGTCCGGCCGGTACGACATCAAGGGGTTCCTCGACGGATACATTGACGATGACGTCTACTACAACTGCCCGCTGGACTTCCTCCCGAACCTGACCGACGAGACCTACCTGCGCCCGATGCGGCGCATGCAGATAGTGCTGCTCTCCGGAGAGCACGACATCGCTCTGGCTTCCACCCGCGCCCTTTCCGAAACGCTCAGCCAGAAGGGCGTGGAACACCAAATGGCCACATGGTGGGAACGCACGCACGACTGGCCGCTCTGGCGGGAGGCGATCCCGCACTACCTGTAG
- a CDS encoding amino acid deaminase/aldolase produces the protein MAAISARLSPSLLHETRTMVVLLSPSYSAARGPRRKGLSGRPRPMRPHSGATQRATERRTAGRRETGSPWKPVPTPDAGLYQRYSRAIHGERLPLALVDMDAVDRNIETLVMPVHKAGKTLRLATKSVRCPALIRYILDRGQGTIRGLMAYAVEEAAFLLEQGFDDLLVAYPTVQDSDMRILAAINRERPRAAVVVDCVEHLERADRAAQGARSTIPVVVEADLSYRPLGGMLHLGVRRSPLRTPEAVVGVAARVLAFPNLSLKGVMGYEGQIAGVGEANPHSPLLNPARRLIKRLSVPRVAEARSRIAGLLADRGIRIELFNGGGTGSLFSTVTEAAVTEVTVGSGFLTGHLFDYYPRLDLVPALFFALQVVRRSDLRIVTCHGGGYIASGEAGRDRLPLPALPAGMKLLAFEGAGEVQTPLRLPPGETLDPGDPVFFRHAKAGEPAEHFNEYLFVRGDRIEQRAPTYRGYGLCPL, from the coding sequence ATGGCCGCGATTAGCGCGAGACTCAGCCCCTCGCTTCTCCACGAAACCCGCACGATGGTCGTCCTCCTTTCCCCCTCCTATTCTGCGGCGCGAGGCCCACGGAGAAAAGGGCTGTCGGGTCGGCCCCGGCCAATGCGGCCGCACAGCGGTGCAACACAACGCGCCACCGAGAGGAGAACCGCCGGGAGACGGGAAACTGGTAGCCCGTGGAAACCCGTGCCCACGCCTGACGCCGGTCTCTACCAGAGATACTCCCGGGCAATCCACGGCGAGCGACTGCCGCTGGCGCTGGTGGACATGGACGCGGTGGACCGCAACATAGAGACGCTGGTTATGCCGGTCCACAAGGCCGGTAAGACGCTCCGGCTGGCAACCAAGTCCGTCCGCTGTCCGGCACTGATCCGCTACATCCTGGATCGCGGCCAGGGCACGATCCGCGGCCTGATGGCCTACGCCGTGGAAGAGGCCGCGTTCCTGCTTGAGCAGGGCTTCGATGATCTCCTGGTGGCCTATCCCACGGTCCAGGATTCTGACATGCGGATCCTGGCTGCGATCAACCGCGAACGGCCCAGGGCAGCGGTCGTCGTGGATTGCGTGGAGCACCTGGAGCGGGCCGACCGCGCCGCCCAAGGGGCGCGGAGTACCATCCCGGTCGTGGTAGAGGCGGATCTCTCGTATCGGCCACTGGGAGGGATGCTGCACCTCGGTGTGCGGCGCAGCCCGCTGCGCACTCCGGAGGCGGTCGTTGGAGTGGCGGCGCGCGTGCTGGCCTTTCCCAACCTGTCGTTGAAGGGTGTGATGGGCTACGAGGGCCAGATCGCGGGTGTGGGTGAGGCCAACCCGCACTCGCCCCTGCTCAATCCCGCCAGGCGGCTGATCAAGCGGCTGTCCGTGCCGCGGGTGGCTGAAGCGCGATCGCGCATCGCCGGCCTGCTCGCCGACCGGGGGATACGGATCGAGCTCTTCAACGGGGGCGGTACCGGGAGTCTCTTTTCGACCGTGACAGAGGCCGCCGTGACAGAGGTCACGGTAGGATCGGGCTTCCTGACCGGCCACCTGTTCGACTATTATCCGCGGCTCGATCTGGTTCCGGCGCTCTTCTTCGCCCTGCAAGTTGTGCGCCGGTCCGATCTGCGGATCGTTACCTGCCACGGCGGCGGCTACATCGCCTCGGGCGAGGCCGGCCGCGATCGGCTGCCCCTGCCTGCCCTGCCCGCCGGAATGAAGCTCCTGGCCTTCGAGGGCGCCGGGGAGGTGCAGACCCCTCTGCGCCTCCCGCCGGGTGAGACGCTGGATCCGGGCGACCCCGTCTTCTTCCGGCACGCCAAGGCAGGCGAGCCCGCGGAGCACTTCAACGAGTACCTGTTCGTCCGCGGAGACCGCATCGAGCAGCGGGCCCCCACCTACCGGGGATACGGCCTGTGTCCGTTGTGA
- the aroA gene encoding 3-phosphoshikimate 1-carboxyvinyltransferase yields the protein MSGDVREIVPLGTPPDASIRIPGSKSLTNRALLLAALARGRSRLTDVLFSDDTSAMVESLRRLGFAVQVDQPGLLMMVEGLGGDIPAKSADLFVRGAGTAARFLTAMVGLGSGRFTIDGTERMRERPIQDLLDALGMLGVEAVAERGTPPVVVNAHGMRGGRAMVRGDTSSQFLSALLMAAPYAQNDVEVILEGRLVEAPYVEMTLAVMEAFGVSVGREGVRRFFVRSGQRYRAREYAIEPDASAAAYFFAAAAITGGRVRVPGLSRSSLQGDARFVDLLEEMGCRVVRGEGFLEVSGSGVLRGIEADLSEMSDQTMTLAAIAPFADGPTRIRRVAHIRHQESDRLAATAAELRRLGQEVEESDDGLVILPRPVRPAVVQTYDDHRVAMAFAVTGLRAPGIAIADPGCVAKTFPDFFERLEDLRSGPA from the coding sequence ATCTCGGGCGACGTGAGAGAGATAGTCCCTCTGGGGACCCCCCCGGATGCGTCCATTCGCATCCCCGGCTCGAAGAGTCTGACCAACAGGGCCCTGCTGCTGGCCGCGCTGGCCCGCGGTAGATCACGGCTGACCGACGTGCTGTTCAGCGATGACACAAGCGCGATGGTAGAGAGCCTGCGGCGGTTGGGCTTCGCAGTCCAAGTTGACCAGCCGGGACTGCTCATGATGGTCGAGGGCCTCGGCGGGGACATCCCTGCAAAGAGCGCCGATCTGTTCGTCCGGGGTGCCGGGACGGCGGCCCGGTTTCTGACCGCGATGGTGGGTCTGGGCAGCGGTCGGTTCACGATAGACGGCACGGAACGGATGCGGGAACGGCCGATCCAGGATCTGCTCGACGCCCTTGGGATGCTTGGTGTGGAGGCCGTTGCAGAGCGCGGAACGCCTCCGGTGGTGGTGAATGCACACGGCATGCGCGGTGGACGCGCGATGGTGCGCGGCGATACAAGCAGCCAGTTCCTCTCCGCGCTGCTCATGGCTGCGCCGTACGCACAGAACGATGTGGAGGTGATCCTGGAAGGCCGCCTGGTGGAGGCCCCCTACGTTGAGATGACGCTGGCCGTGATGGAGGCGTTTGGGGTCAGCGTTGGGCGCGAGGGCGTACGGCGGTTCTTCGTCCGGTCCGGACAGCGCTACCGCGCGCGCGAGTACGCCATCGAACCGGACGCCAGCGCCGCCGCGTACTTCTTCGCGGCCGCGGCCATCACCGGAGGCAGGGTGAGGGTGCCGGGGCTCTCCAGGTCCTCGCTACAGGGGGACGCGCGCTTCGTGGATCTGCTCGAGGAGATGGGCTGCCGGGTAGTGCGCGGCGAAGGCTTCCTCGAGGTCTCGGGAAGCGGGGTGCTGCGCGGAATCGAGGCAGACCTCTCCGAGATGAGCGATCAGACCATGACGCTGGCCGCGATCGCGCCCTTCGCCGACGGCCCGACCCGCATCCGTCGCGTTGCGCACATCCGCCACCAGGAGTCCGACCGGCTCGCGGCCACGGCTGCCGAACTACGGCGGTTGGGTCAAGAGGTGGAGGAAAGCGACGACGGCCTGGTGATCCTGCCCAGGCCTGTGCGGCCGGCTGTGGTTCAGACATACGATGACCACCGCGTGGCGATGGCCTTTGCGGTCACCGGCCTGCGGGCCCCGGGAATCGCCATTGCGGACCCCGGGTGCGTGGCCAAGACCTTTCCGGACTTCTTCGAGCGGTTGGAGGACCTCCGCTCGGGTCCTGCCTAG
- a CDS encoding bifunctional metallophosphatase/5'-nucleotidase, with translation MAKLSFVNQGLTGVAIAVNGHELPLEDRPGAALDLSGLVRWGPNRIRIAARAPPGASATIGIEIPRFIRATFFHMNDIHGALDGLAAQAAEVNRVRAHNPNTYFVIAGDIFSGNPVADLTAGRSVIEALNAMGVTALTTGNHELDHGPAETQSRRSASAFPWLGANIRVVNRTATPIAPFDPYAILATDLGQRVALFGVTETPPSTRRQNVVGLEFLDPVAVARVMAAQLRQQADLVVALTHLGVDVDREVARAAGDLDLIIGGHSHTVLRVPAVENGVPIVQAGANGLFLGRADLVRDLAVRRSSVAAGLLETRSLRGEDAAVRAIVERWNAHLAAELDRRVGHALAPLVRDDRTTRDVGMGNLIADATRAAFDRADIGMTNSGGIRASIPSGPITLRSLYAVMPFANYLLLFEITGEQLRESVRASYSRRNQVDLQVSGMTIRYLVDAERRLLDAEISVAGRPLDPSRRYRVAVNDYMGTGGGGYAFPAFGPPVDTSSGTDVLELAAFIEKTLRGVVNYPASEGRIRIEVRR, from the coding sequence GTGGCGAAGCTCTCGTTTGTCAACCAGGGATTGACCGGTGTCGCGATCGCGGTCAACGGCCATGAGCTGCCGTTGGAGGACAGGCCTGGAGCGGCCCTTGACCTTAGCGGCCTGGTCCGCTGGGGACCGAATCGAATCCGCATCGCGGCGCGGGCTCCGCCCGGCGCCTCGGCCACCATCGGCATCGAGATCCCCCGGTTCATCCGCGCGACATTCTTCCACATGAACGATATCCACGGCGCCCTGGATGGCCTGGCCGCGCAGGCCGCGGAGGTGAATCGGGTTCGCGCGCACAACCCGAACACCTACTTCGTTATCGCAGGGGACATCTTCTCGGGCAACCCGGTGGCCGACCTGACCGCAGGCAGGTCGGTAATCGAGGCGCTCAACGCGATGGGCGTCACCGCGCTGACCACGGGCAACCACGAGTTAGATCACGGGCCTGCCGAGACCCAGTCGCGAAGAAGCGCATCGGCCTTCCCCTGGCTGGGCGCCAACATCCGGGTCGTCAACCGGACAGCAACTCCCATAGCGCCCTTCGACCCCTACGCGATACTGGCAACCGACCTGGGGCAGCGCGTCGCTCTCTTCGGCGTCACCGAGACCCCGCCGTCCACGCGCCGACAGAACGTCGTCGGCCTTGAGTTCCTCGATCCGGTGGCCGTAGCGCGCGTCATGGCCGCGCAACTGCGGCAGCAGGCAGACCTGGTGGTGGCCCTCACGCATCTAGGCGTGGACGTGGACCGCGAGGTCGCCCGGGCCGCCGGCGACCTCGACCTCATCATTGGCGGGCACTCCCACACAGTGCTGCGCGTCCCGGCGGTCGAGAACGGGGTGCCGATTGTGCAGGCCGGCGCCAACGGCCTGTTCCTGGGACGGGCCGATCTGGTCCGTGATCTGGCAGTGCGGCGTAGCAGCGTGGCAGCCGGGCTGTTGGAGACGAGATCACTGCGGGGGGAAGACGCGGCCGTGCGCGCAATCGTGGAGAGATGGAACGCGCATCTGGCCGCGGAGCTCGACCGGAGAGTGGGTCACGCTCTGGCCCCGCTCGTCCGCGACGACCGTACCACCCGTGATGTCGGCATGGGGAACCTGATCGCCGACGCGACCCGGGCCGCCTTCGACCGCGCCGACATCGGCATGACCAACAGCGGCGGCATCCGCGCCTCGATCCCATCCGGGCCGATAACACTGCGCAGTCTGTATGCCGTGATGCCCTTCGCCAACTACCTCCTGCTCTTCGAGATCACGGGCGAGCAACTGCGCGAGAGCGTGCGCGCCTCGTACTCGCGGCGCAACCAGGTGGATCTCCAGGTGTCGGGGATGACCATCCGGTACCTGGTGGACGCGGAGCGCCGGCTGCTCGACGCCGAGATATCCGTGGCAGGCCGACCGCTGGATCCATCCCGGAGGTATCGGGTGGCAGTCAACGACTACATGGGCACCGGCGGAGGAGGGTATGCCTTCCCTGCCTTCGGCCCGCCTGTTGATACTTCATCCGGCACCGATGTCCTGGAGCTGGCGGCGTTTATCGAGAAGACGCTGCGGGGCGTGGTCAACTATCCCGCGTCTGAGGGCCGGATACGGATCGAGGTCAGGCGGTAG
- a CDS encoding MoxR family ATPase: MDVLDAVGIASVATLARRVRANIERVIVGKPDVIEQALVAVLCEGHVLIEDVPGIGKTMLAKALARSLGCSFRRVQCTPDLLPSDITGLEFFNQRTAAFEFRPGPIFAQIVLADEINRATPRTQSALLESMEERQVTVEGQTRALPRPFMVLATQNPVELQGTFPLPEAQLDRFLLRLALGYPSAEDEQEILRRYSTGGPLEDLEPVTAPDAVLAMAEAVRGVHVSPAVEAYIVAIARATRVHPEVELGMSPRGSQGLHHTSQALAAIRGREFVLPDDVKAMAPLVLAHRLILGSGARLRDRTAREITNEVLRSVPAPVERDARP; this comes from the coding sequence ATGGACGTGCTTGACGCTGTGGGGATCGCCTCGGTCGCGACGCTGGCGCGCCGCGTACGCGCCAACATCGAGCGGGTGATCGTCGGTAAGCCCGACGTCATCGAGCAGGCCCTGGTCGCGGTGCTCTGCGAGGGGCACGTCCTCATCGAGGACGTCCCGGGCATCGGCAAGACCATGCTGGCCAAGGCCCTGGCCCGCTCGCTGGGATGCTCGTTCCGGCGCGTCCAGTGCACCCCAGACCTGCTGCCTTCGGATATCACCGGCCTGGAGTTCTTCAACCAGAGGACGGCGGCCTTCGAGTTCCGGCCGGGCCCGATCTTCGCCCAGATCGTGCTGGCCGACGAGATCAACCGAGCTACTCCTCGAACCCAGTCGGCGCTGCTGGAGAGCATGGAGGAGCGTCAGGTCACGGTCGAGGGGCAGACGCGGGCGCTGCCACGGCCGTTCATGGTGCTGGCCACCCAGAATCCGGTGGAACTCCAGGGCACGTTCCCGCTTCCCGAGGCGCAGCTCGACAGGTTCTTGCTGCGCCTGGCACTGGGCTACCCGTCGGCAGAGGACGAGCAGGAGATCCTGCGGCGATACAGCACCGGCGGGCCACTGGAAGATCTTGAGCCGGTGACGGCTCCCGACGCCGTGCTGGCAATGGCGGAGGCGGTCCGCGGCGTGCACGTCAGCCCGGCGGTGGAGGCCTACATCGTCGCCATCGCCAGGGCGACGCGGGTGCATCCCGAGGTCGAGCTGGGAATGAGCCCGCGCGGCAGCCAGGGGCTCCATCATACCTCGCAGGCACTGGCGGCGATCCGGGGCCGGGAGTTCGTGCTGCCCGACGACGTGAAGGCCATGGCGCCGCTGGTTCTGGCACACCGGTTGATACTTGGCAGCGGCGCGCGATTGCGTGACCGGACCGCGCGTGAGATCACAAACGAGGTGCTGCGAAGCGTGCCGGCGCCGGTGGAGCGCGACGCACGGCCGTAG